In a single window of the Tellurirhabdus bombi genome:
- a CDS encoding L-threonylcarbamoyladenylate synthase, with protein sequence MTPTTREIAFALRQGRYILLSDETGLSMACDPQHAEAVEKLLEIRQDLIPAPIPTLLIADSGMLNLYVRPIPEIAWDLIDFAENPLTVLLPGGVNLPEAFQPQVPVRKALSEPVKQLIGALGRGILVLPFETLEWPVGLNEPDLTWGKAPAKVQLPRIMELGPNGEVAFLRK encoded by the coding sequence ATGACACCAACAACCCGCGAAATAGCATTTGCTCTCCGGCAAGGCCGGTATATTCTGTTGTCTGACGAAACAGGCCTGTCTATGGCCTGCGATCCGCAGCACGCCGAAGCCGTTGAAAAGCTGCTGGAGATTCGGCAGGATCTGATTCCGGCGCCGATTCCAACCCTTTTGATTGCCGATAGCGGCATGCTGAATCTATATGTCCGACCGATTCCGGAAATAGCCTGGGACCTGATTGACTTTGCCGAAAACCCGCTCACGGTCCTTTTGCCGGGTGGAGTGAATCTACCGGAAGCTTTTCAGCCGCAAGTACCTGTTCGAAAGGCATTGAGTGAACCCGTGAAGCAATTGATTGGCGCGCTGGGACGTGGTATTTTAGTATTGCCCTTCGAAACACTGGAGTGGCCTGTGGGTTTGAATGAGCCGGATTTGACCTGGGGGAAAGCGCCCGCCAAAGTACAATTGCCGCGCATCATGGAACTTGGCCCGAATGGAGAAGTGGCTTTTTTACGGAAATAA
- a CDS encoding response regulator translates to MRHIIVVTDKKKEEAPALHRHLNFQYPHHRVTFRTSDAPLQDELASQSESAWPQLILLDECDNAEIDQLLKLKELKADPELRRIPVLMLTAAATQKQLSVY, encoded by the coding sequence ATGAGACACATTATTGTAGTTACGGACAAGAAAAAAGAAGAAGCCCCCGCCTTACATCGGCATTTAAATTTTCAGTACCCGCATCACCGGGTAACCTTCAGAACATCGGACGCACCTTTGCAGGATGAATTGGCCAGCCAGTCAGAGAGTGCATGGCCGCAACTGATTTTATTGGATGAATGCGACAATGCAGAAATCGATCAACTGCTTAAGCTAAAAGAGTTGAAGGCAGATCCTGAATTACGCCGCATACCCGTATTGATGCTGACAGCGGCCGCTACGCAAAAACAACTGAGTGTTTACTAA
- a CDS encoding DUF2905 domain-containing protein, whose protein sequence is MSPSVGKTIILIGLLVLAVGVIIYFFGDKLSWLGRLPGDIRVEGKNGGFYFPIVTCLVVSLLLNLIIVLIRKFFG, encoded by the coding sequence ATGAGTCCTTCCGTCGGTAAAACAATCATTCTGATTGGCCTGCTCGTTCTGGCGGTGGGCGTTATCATCTATTTTTTTGGCGACAAATTAAGCTGGCTGGGTCGCCTGCCCGGCGATATCCGCGTAGAAGGCAAGAACGGTGGATTTTATTTTCCCATCGTGACCTGCCTTGTGGTCAGCCTGCTGCTTAATTTGATTATCGTCCTGATCCGGAAGTTTTTTGGGTAG
- the argS gene encoding arginine--tRNA ligase has translation MDIQQLLKDDISRAISAQFGVTTEEIILQPTRKDFEGLYTFVTFSLTKALRQAPAAIGEAIGKYLLDNSAIVSRYNVVQGFLNLSLSDSLWVDALNDLLSNPSFGQLLSKGQSVMVEFSSPNTNKPLHLGHLRNNFLGASVAEILKASGYDVVKACLVNDRGIHICKSMLAYQKFGTDSSGRAETPESSGMKGDHLIGKYYVLFDKEYKQQIGELVAGGMAKEEAEKKAPFMLEAQEMLRKWEQGDPETIALWKQMNEWVYAGFNETYRKIGVSFDKTYYESQTYVLGKDVIEEGLEKGVFYRKEDGSVWIDLTEEGLDHKLVLRSDGTSVYITQDLGTTDLKFQDYHNDKAIWVVGNEQDYHFDVLFAILKRLGRPYANGCYHLSYGMVDLPSGKMKSREGTVVDGDELVQSMYETAEGRTRDLGKIEDFDSDEAKALYHMLALGALKYYLLKVEPKKRMLFNPQESIDFQGHTGPFIQYTHARIRSVLRKAEQMGHSRTQAIEQVELSVIEQQIIFLLNEYPQRIAEAGADYAPSYLAQYAYDLAKTYNQFYAELSILSETDLTKQKVRVAISYAVAETIQKAMQLLGIEVPIKM, from the coding sequence ATGGACATTCAACAGCTACTAAAAGATGATATAAGCCGGGCTATCTCGGCGCAGTTTGGGGTTACCACTGAAGAAATTATCCTGCAACCGACCCGAAAAGATTTTGAGGGTCTGTATACGTTTGTTACTTTTTCGTTGACCAAAGCGTTGCGCCAGGCTCCGGCAGCCATCGGCGAAGCAATTGGTAAATACCTGCTCGACAATTCGGCCATTGTGAGCCGGTATAATGTAGTACAGGGTTTTCTGAACCTAAGTCTGTCGGATTCACTTTGGGTCGATGCCCTGAACGACCTGCTGAGCAATCCGTCGTTCGGCCAACTGCTGTCGAAAGGCCAGTCGGTGATGGTTGAGTTTTCCTCCCCAAATACCAACAAACCCCTGCACTTAGGCCACTTGCGCAACAATTTCTTGGGCGCTTCGGTAGCGGAGATCCTGAAAGCCAGCGGCTATGATGTGGTGAAAGCCTGTCTGGTCAACGACCGGGGTATTCACATCTGTAAGTCGATGCTGGCATACCAGAAATTTGGCACCGATTCGTCGGGCCGCGCCGAAACGCCGGAGTCGTCGGGGATGAAGGGCGACCACCTGATTGGAAAATACTACGTCCTTTTTGACAAAGAATACAAACAACAGATTGGTGAGTTAGTGGCGGGGGGCATGGCCAAAGAGGAAGCTGAAAAGAAGGCTCCTTTTATGCTGGAAGCGCAGGAAATGCTCCGCAAGTGGGAGCAGGGCGATCCAGAAACCATCGCTCTCTGGAAGCAGATGAACGAGTGGGTGTACGCCGGATTTAACGAAACGTACCGAAAAATTGGTGTTTCCTTCGATAAAACGTACTACGAATCGCAGACGTACGTACTCGGGAAAGACGTGATCGAAGAAGGGCTGGAAAAAGGGGTTTTCTACCGGAAAGAAGACGGCTCTGTCTGGATCGACCTGACCGAAGAAGGGTTGGACCATAAGCTGGTGCTGCGCTCCGATGGTACGTCGGTTTACATAACCCAGGATTTGGGAACCACTGACCTGAAGTTCCAGGACTACCACAACGACAAAGCAATCTGGGTGGTTGGCAATGAGCAGGATTACCATTTCGACGTTCTGTTTGCCATCCTGAAGCGGCTTGGCCGTCCGTACGCCAACGGATGTTACCACCTGTCGTATGGCATGGTTGATTTGCCAAGCGGCAAAATGAAGTCGCGGGAAGGAACCGTGGTAGATGGCGATGAACTGGTGCAGTCGATGTACGAAACCGCCGAGGGACGCACGCGCGACCTGGGCAAAATCGAAGACTTTGACAGCGACGAAGCAAAGGCCCTGTATCACATGCTGGCGCTGGGTGCCCTAAAATATTATCTGCTGAAGGTAGAGCCTAAAAAACGGATGCTCTTCAATCCGCAGGAATCCATTGACTTTCAAGGTCATACTGGACCATTTATTCAGTACACGCACGCCCGGATTCGGTCGGTTCTTCGGAAAGCCGAACAAATGGGACACAGCCGGACGCAGGCCATCGAGCAGGTTGAACTGTCGGTCATCGAACAACAGATTATCTTTCTGCTGAACGAATACCCGCAACGCATCGCCGAAGCGGGTGCCGACTACGCCCCGTCTTATCTGGCGCAATATGCCTACGACCTGGCTAAGACGTATAACCAGTTTTACGCCGAGCTTTCAATTCTTTCCGAAACGGACCTGACCAAGCAGAAGGTGCGCGTGGCAATTTCGTACGCCGTGGCCGAAACTATCCAGAAAGCAATGCAGTTATTAGGAATTGAAGTACCAATCAAGATGTAG
- a CDS encoding glycoside hydrolase family 140 protein, which yields MHKLLTAVLCIIICTTGLYAQTRKPAPAQKGAAPLTKLYIIKDKRYIMRGDQKPFFWLGDTAWELFHRLTREEADLYLKNRAAKGFTVIQAVVLAELDGLTQPNQYGALPLKGNDPAQPNEAYFQHVDWVINRAAELGLVIGLLPTWGDKFNKKWGKGPEIFNTANARVYGEYLGRRYKSKPIIWILGGDRNPEGEQRMVTVRAMAEGIKKGDGGTKLMTYHPQGNSNSAGFFHSDPWLNINMFQSGHSARNQKSYVMQRQNYSLFPVKPTLDGEPRYEDHPVDWKPQQGYFDDFDVRQAAWWAMLAGGCGHTYGNHNIWQFFDKDRNEPISVARTQWARAMDLPGAFQVGYMRRLYESHPWTRLMPDQSLILNANPEDGGYQMVAVSEDDNFLFAYTPHGRPLTLDLARLKAAPLLLAYWFNPRDGRTELIGTFPNTGKQEFKPYAAGPGTDWVLVIDDAKASFAGYGLKRK from the coding sequence ATGCATAAATTATTAACGGCAGTTCTGTGTATAATAATTTGTACGACAGGTCTCTATGCGCAAACGCGTAAACCCGCTCCGGCTCAAAAAGGAGCAGCTCCACTAACTAAACTGTACATCATTAAAGACAAGCGCTACATCATGCGCGGTGATCAGAAACCCTTTTTCTGGTTGGGAGATACGGCCTGGGAATTGTTTCACCGCCTGACACGGGAAGAAGCCGATCTGTACCTGAAAAACCGCGCGGCCAAGGGCTTTACGGTCATTCAGGCGGTTGTACTGGCAGAACTGGACGGGCTTACACAACCCAATCAATACGGCGCTTTGCCGCTCAAAGGCAACGATCCGGCGCAACCAAACGAAGCGTATTTTCAGCATGTCGATTGGGTGATTAACCGGGCGGCAGAATTAGGACTCGTTATTGGCCTTTTGCCGACCTGGGGCGATAAATTCAATAAAAAGTGGGGGAAGGGGCCAGAGATTTTTAATACGGCCAATGCGCGGGTCTACGGCGAATATTTGGGGCGGCGTTATAAAAGCAAACCAATTATCTGGATATTGGGTGGCGACCGCAATCCCGAGGGTGAACAGCGCATGGTTACTGTCAGAGCGATGGCGGAAGGGATTAAAAAAGGAGATGGAGGGACTAAATTGATGACCTATCATCCGCAGGGTAACAGCAACTCGGCGGGATTTTTCCATTCCGATCCTTGGCTAAACATCAACATGTTTCAGTCGGGCCACAGTGCACGCAACCAGAAAAGCTACGTGATGCAGCGCCAGAATTACAGCCTGTTTCCGGTGAAGCCAACCCTGGACGGGGAGCCCCGCTACGAAGATCACCCCGTTGACTGGAAGCCCCAGCAAGGTTATTTCGACGATTTCGATGTGCGGCAGGCAGCCTGGTGGGCCATGCTGGCGGGCGGGTGCGGTCATACATACGGCAACCACAACATCTGGCAGTTCTTCGATAAAGACCGGAATGAGCCAATTTCGGTAGCCCGAACTCAGTGGGCACGGGCGATGGACTTGCCAGGCGCTTTTCAGGTGGGGTACATGCGTCGCTTGTATGAGTCGCATCCCTGGACGCGCCTGATGCCCGACCAGAGCCTTATCCTGAACGCAAATCCAGAGGATGGCGGTTACCAAATGGTGGCCGTTTCGGAAGATGATAATTTTCTTTTTGCCTATACGCCGCACGGTCGTCCGTTGACACTCGATCTGGCTCGCCTGAAAGCGGCCCCGCTATTATTGGCCTACTGGTTTAATCCGCGCGATGGCCGAACCGAGCTGATCGGGACTTTTCCAAACACGGGAAAACAGGAGTTTAAGCCTTATGCAGCGGGTCCTGGTACCGACTGGGTCCTGGTCATAGATGATGCCAAAGCCTCTTTTGCGGGCTATGGGCTAAAGCGCAAATAA
- a CDS encoding 1,4-dihydroxy-2-naphthoate polyprenyltransferase, with protein sequence MTKNWLAAARPRTLPLALASIILGSFLAAAAGHFSWLIAILAALTTIFLQILSNFANDYGDAISGKDTEERVGPRRAVATGLITKEKMLTGVIITSVLSLMSGVWLLAEALRGASSNVFWAFLVLGLLCIGAAIAYTNGKKPYGYSGFGDIAVLLFFGWVGVLGTYFMHTQNFDFRLLLPATSVGLFATGVLNINNIRDIETDAKTGKNSVPVRLGRARAIQYHWLLLSGGMACALVYTFMTASTGWQFLYLLTFPLFILNGRAVGNHQQARELNPRLGQLAMTTLLFVLLWGVGMTVGA encoded by the coding sequence ATGACAAAAAACTGGTTGGCAGCAGCGCGGCCGCGTACGTTGCCACTGGCTCTGGCCAGCATTATTTTAGGCAGCTTTCTGGCCGCAGCGGCGGGTCACTTTAGTTGGTTGATTGCCATTCTGGCGGCTCTGACTACCATTTTCCTTCAAATCCTTTCCAACTTTGCCAATGACTATGGCGATGCCATTAGTGGTAAAGACACCGAAGAGCGCGTTGGCCCGCGTCGGGCGGTTGCTACGGGCCTGATTACCAAAGAGAAAATGCTCACTGGGGTAATTATTACATCGGTACTTTCGCTGATGTCGGGCGTCTGGTTGTTGGCCGAGGCGTTGCGTGGCGCTTCATCGAATGTGTTCTGGGCTTTTCTGGTGCTGGGCTTGCTCTGTATTGGCGCTGCCATTGCGTATACCAACGGTAAAAAACCGTATGGCTATAGTGGCTTCGGTGATATTGCTGTCTTGCTTTTCTTCGGCTGGGTTGGCGTTTTGGGCACGTATTTTATGCATACTCAGAATTTTGATTTTCGCTTGTTGCTCCCTGCGACCAGTGTTGGTCTATTCGCAACCGGGGTGCTGAATATCAACAACATCCGGGACATTGAGACAGATGCCAAGACGGGGAAAAACTCGGTTCCGGTGCGGCTGGGCCGGGCGCGGGCTATCCAGTACCACTGGCTGCTGCTGTCGGGTGGGATGGCTTGTGCGCTGGTTTATACCTTTATGACAGCTTCGACGGGCTGGCAATTTTTATACCTGCTTACGTTTCCGTTGTTCATTCTGAATGGCCGCGCCGTAGGGAATCACCAGCAGGCCCGCGAACTAAACCCGCGTCTGGGGCAACTGGCCATGACAACGCTGTTATTTGTTCTGTTGTGGGGTGTGGGAATGACCGTTGGGGCTTAG
- a CDS encoding glutathione peroxidase has protein sequence MKKSILIASSVVLAVVLSSFVSVKPIIKFLLSDKSEVAVRPESAAAPTKTLYDFTVKTIEGKAVSLKQFRGKKVVVLNTASKCGFTPQFEDWEAFYKAHGDKVVVLGFPANNFKSQDPGTNEEIAEFCKKNYGVTFPMFEKVDVIGENQAPIYKWLSDKSMNGWNDKVPTWNFCKYVINEKGELTHFFASKVKPTDEEFKKAIGI, from the coding sequence ATGAAAAAGTCAATTCTGATTGCGTCTAGCGTTGTTTTAGCCGTAGTATTATCAAGTTTTGTGTCTGTAAAACCAATCATTAAATTTCTGTTGAGCGACAAAAGCGAAGTAGCTGTGCGCCCGGAATCGGCGGCGGCTCCGACTAAAACATTGTACGATTTTACCGTAAAAACCATCGAAGGCAAAGCCGTTTCGTTGAAGCAGTTTCGGGGTAAAAAAGTGGTTGTTCTGAATACGGCGTCCAAATGTGGTTTTACGCCCCAATTTGAAGATTGGGAAGCTTTTTACAAAGCACATGGCGATAAAGTAGTTGTATTGGGTTTCCCGGCCAACAACTTTAAAAGCCAGGATCCGGGCACAAACGAGGAAATTGCTGAGTTCTGCAAAAAGAATTATGGCGTCACATTTCCGATGTTTGAGAAAGTAGACGTAATCGGCGAAAACCAGGCTCCCATTTACAAATGGCTGTCTGATAAGTCGATGAACGGCTGGAACGATAAAGTTCCTACCTGGAATTTCTGCAAATACGTTATTAACGAAAAAGGTGAATTAACGCACTTCTTCGCCTCGAAGGTGAAACCAACCGACGAAGAGTTCAAGAAAGCGATCGGAATCTAA
- a CDS encoding PAS domain-containing sensor histidine kinase — protein MKSALHDYALNSTDIGITLLEAMRDEQDRVTDLRVVLINDAAVTLTHCSREDLLSHSLLTLFQDETQQALIRKLYPTLETGVKLQTERYEPDEDRWLAVTVTRPELNYLSITITDITHRRRASSAQREQTALINKVLDTVQSGVILSNPIYDETSKIVDFQVYLCNQRCQELTDFNCEAMIGSTLLSLDPDSATNGTLARYIRVLQTGQTERSEQFFIPRNRWFEHTTSTFGQGIIDCFTDITALKEEMQRHQQTAKYLQSILDNSPAGIALFEAIRDEQGQIIDFSIRLTNQANARSIGLPIEVLLGERLLQRFPGTQPTGFFERLLKTTETGESQRFVMSYQEDNLDVWIEAALQKQNDGALFTFLDITENRNYQLQLERSNQDLRRSNENLQQFAYVASHDLQEPLRKVQSFGDILLDQFGNGMEPEAQDLLRRMQLAAVRMSALIRDLLMYSRLATHQQTFQTLSLQDLIQEVISDLEFPIQERKATIEVDPLPELVGDPLQLRQLFQNLLTNALKFTSTSQTPHIEIRCHQVEANQIPGQETTPQIQPYWQIDLKDNGIGFDEKYLDRIFQLFQRLHGKSSYTGTGIGLAICKKVVENHQGYITAHSQAEQGATFSIFLPVRVSSSSSQQSNK, from the coding sequence ATGAAATCTGCCCTGCATGACTACGCGCTAAACAGCACCGACATCGGCATTACGCTGCTGGAAGCCATGCGTGATGAGCAAGATCGGGTTACCGATTTGCGGGTTGTGCTAATCAATGACGCGGCGGTTACACTAACTCATTGTAGCCGTGAAGACTTACTAAGTCACTCGCTGCTAACGCTATTCCAAGACGAGACTCAACAAGCGTTAATTCGAAAACTTTACCCTACTTTAGAAACAGGAGTTAAGTTACAAACGGAGCGTTACGAGCCCGATGAAGATCGCTGGCTGGCCGTCACGGTTACGCGCCCCGAACTGAACTACCTTTCCATTACTATTACCGACATTACGCACCGCCGCCGGGCCAGCTCTGCCCAACGGGAACAAACCGCGCTCATCAACAAGGTACTTGATACGGTGCAAAGCGGCGTTATTTTAAGTAACCCAATCTACGATGAAACCTCCAAAATTGTCGATTTTCAGGTTTATCTCTGCAACCAACGTTGTCAGGAGTTGACGGACTTTAATTGTGAAGCCATGATTGGGAGTACCTTGCTTTCGCTGGACCCAGACAGTGCCACGAACGGCACGCTGGCCCGTTATATCCGCGTGCTGCAAACGGGCCAAACAGAGCGAAGTGAACAATTTTTCATTCCCAGAAACCGCTGGTTTGAGCACACCACTTCGACGTTTGGACAAGGTATTATTGATTGCTTTACCGACATAACGGCGCTGAAAGAAGAGATGCAGCGCCATCAGCAGACAGCCAAATACTTACAAAGTATTCTCGATAACTCCCCCGCGGGCATCGCTTTGTTTGAGGCCATTCGGGACGAACAAGGACAGATTATTGACTTCTCGATTCGGCTTACCAATCAGGCAAACGCACGCTCTATCGGGTTGCCCATTGAAGTACTTTTGGGCGAACGCCTGCTCCAACGCTTTCCGGGAACGCAGCCAACCGGCTTTTTTGAGCGCCTGCTGAAAACAACTGAAACGGGCGAATCGCAGCGGTTTGTGATGTCTTATCAGGAAGATAACCTGGATGTCTGGATTGAAGCAGCACTGCAAAAACAAAATGACGGTGCTCTTTTTACTTTTCTTGATATCACCGAAAACCGCAATTACCAGCTTCAGCTCGAACGCAGCAATCAGGACCTAAGACGCTCGAACGAAAACCTACAACAGTTTGCCTACGTAGCTTCCCATGATTTGCAGGAGCCGCTCCGCAAGGTCCAGTCGTTCGGTGATATTTTACTGGATCAGTTTGGCAATGGCATGGAACCCGAAGCGCAGGATTTACTGCGCCGAATGCAGTTGGCTGCCGTCCGCATGAGCGCTCTTATTCGTGACTTACTGATGTATAGCCGCCTGGCAACGCACCAGCAAACTTTTCAGACGCTTTCGCTGCAAGACCTGATTCAGGAGGTTATTTCTGATCTGGAATTTCCCATTCAGGAACGAAAGGCAACCATTGAGGTTGATCCGCTCCCGGAGCTTGTTGGTGACCCGCTTCAGTTGCGTCAACTTTTCCAGAATCTGCTGACCAATGCTTTAAAATTCACCTCCACCAGCCAGACTCCGCACATCGAAATTCGGTGTCACCAGGTAGAGGCAAACCAAATCCCGGGCCAGGAAACCACTCCCCAGATACAACCCTACTGGCAAATTGACTTAAAAGACAATGGCATTGGTTTCGACGAAAAATACCTTGACCGCATCTTCCAATTGTTCCAGCGGCTGCACGGCAAAAGTAGTTATACCGGAACTGGCATTGGTTTAGCGATCTGCAAAAAAGTGGTCGAGAACCACCAGGGTTACATCACTGCACACAGTCAAGCCGAGCAAGGCGCCACCTTCTCCATCTTTTTACCAGTTCGGGTAAGTTCTTCTTCAAGCCAGCAAAGCAATAAATAG
- a CDS encoding CCA tRNA nucleotidyltransferase, whose product MNFADTLHTNPIFDLIAQQAAELGDVQAYVIGGYVRDLILKRPSKDIDIVCLGSGIALAEAVGKAAGVPVAVFKNFGTAMLRIDRNGELDSEVEFVGARKESYRAESRKPIVEDGTLEDDQNRRDFTINAMGISLNKHDFGSLLDPFGGLEDLRKKTIRTPLNPDITFSDDPLRMMRAIRFASQLSFDIEADTFDAIVRMKDRITIVSQERILDELNKIILSPKPSYGFKLLLYSGLLDVIFPELVLLKGVQTIENKGHKDNFFHTLQVLDNITAQSPGFGSDDLWLRWAALLHDIAKPATKRFDQKVGWTFHGHEELGARQVPAIFRRMKLPLNEKMRFVQKLVRLHLRPIALVKEQITDSALRRLLFDAGEDLEALMTLCRADITSKNYERVKKHLANFDRVERKLQDLEERDKLRKFQPVVTGEMIMETFGLKPSKEVGQIKVTIREAILDGKIANTMADAYPFMLEEGQKLGLKPVKINSENQE is encoded by the coding sequence ATGAATTTTGCAGATACACTACATACTAACCCTATTTTCGACCTGATTGCCCAGCAAGCAGCAGAACTAGGCGACGTACAAGCCTACGTCATTGGTGGTTACGTACGCGACCTGATTTTGAAGCGCCCCTCAAAAGATATTGATATTGTTTGCCTCGGAAGTGGCATTGCACTGGCCGAAGCAGTCGGAAAAGCCGCTGGTGTACCCGTAGCGGTCTTCAAAAATTTTGGTACAGCCATGCTCCGAATCGACCGAAACGGCGAACTTGACTCGGAGGTGGAATTTGTGGGTGCCCGGAAAGAATCATATCGAGCCGAATCGCGCAAACCAATTGTTGAGGACGGAACCCTCGAAGATGACCAGAATCGACGAGATTTTACCATCAACGCGATGGGAATCAGCCTCAACAAACACGATTTTGGCAGCCTGCTCGATCCGTTTGGCGGCCTGGAAGATTTGCGTAAAAAAACCATTCGTACGCCCCTCAATCCCGATATTACCTTTTCAGACGATCCCCTGCGCATGATGCGGGCCATTCGGTTTGCCTCGCAGCTGTCGTTTGATATTGAGGCGGATACGTTCGATGCCATCGTGCGGATGAAAGACCGAATCACGATTGTTTCGCAGGAGCGTATTCTGGACGAATTGAACAAAATCATTTTGTCGCCCAAGCCTTCTTATGGCTTCAAGCTGCTTTTATACTCCGGCCTTCTGGACGTTATTTTCCCGGAGCTCGTACTGTTGAAAGGCGTTCAAACCATTGAAAATAAAGGTCATAAGGATAATTTCTTCCACACGCTTCAGGTATTAGACAACATTACGGCCCAAAGCCCCGGTTTCGGTAGTGATGACCTTTGGCTGCGTTGGGCGGCTTTGCTGCATGACATTGCGAAGCCCGCCACCAAACGCTTCGATCAGAAAGTTGGCTGGACCTTCCACGGTCACGAAGAATTAGGTGCGCGACAGGTCCCCGCTATTTTCCGGCGAATGAAACTTCCGCTGAACGAAAAAATGCGGTTTGTTCAAAAATTGGTCCGCCTGCATTTGCGGCCAATTGCCCTGGTCAAAGAGCAGATCACCGATTCGGCCCTGCGCCGGCTGCTGTTCGATGCGGGAGAAGACCTGGAAGCCTTGATGACGCTCTGTCGCGCCGACATTACCTCCAAAAACTACGAACGGGTGAAAAAACACCTGGCCAACTTCGACCGGGTTGAACGGAAATTACAGGATCTGGAAGAACGGGATAAACTCCGAAAATTTCAGCCGGTGGTTACGGGCGAAATGATCATGGAAACCTTTGGTTTGAAACCGTCCAAGGAAGTTGGCCAGATCAAAGTGACCATCCGGGAAGCCATTCTGGACGGTAAAATTGCCAACACCATGGCCGACGCCTACCCGTTTATGCTCGAAGAGGGCCAGAAGCTAGGCCTGAAACCAGTGAAAATTAATAGTGAAAATCAAGAATAA